One window of the Magnolia sinica isolate HGM2019 chromosome 19, MsV1, whole genome shotgun sequence genome contains the following:
- the LOC131234555 gene encoding uncharacterized protein LOC131234555 — MATAAFRVRHHLCHSKSNQGTSTSRHLVVYSLPNYQLLKTFFPDEDILLIEEKEERKAGEWTLFFNGAANSKESGVGAIFYSLDDVSIPISRRLALYCTNNVAEYEACIAGLREAIILNMKRLQVFGDSQLIINQTNGDWKTKDKKLIPYHVYLENLTEKFEVITFSYMPQAKNQFTDTLTTLASMPEIARGTVEWEVTFEL; from the coding sequence ATGGCAACTGCTGCTTTCCGAGTTCGACATCACTTATGTCACTCAAAAAGTAATCAAGGGACAAGTACTAGTCGTCATTTAGTGGTATATTCTCTGCCTAATTATCAACTactgaagaccttcttccctgacgAGGACATCCTCCTAAtcgaggaaaaagaagaaagaaaggcaggagagtggacactcttcttcaACGGAGCTGCGAACTCAAAGGAGAGTGGAGTAGGAGCAATATTCTACTCTCTCGACGACGTCTCAATCCCCATCTCCAGGCGGTTAGCATTATATTGCACCAACAACgtggctgaatatgaagcatgtattgcCGGTCTAcgagaagccatcatcctcaacaTGAAAAGATTGCAGGTCTTCGGGGACTCACAACTCATCATTAATCAGACAAATGGCGACTGGAAAACCAAAGATAAAAAGTTAATCCCTTACCATGTCTATCTGGAGAATCTAACCGAGAAATTTGAAGTGATCACATTCTCTTATATGCCCCAAGCCAAGAATCAATTTACGGACACCCTGACTACCCTTGCCTCAATGCCGGAGATCGCGAGAGGAACTGTTGAATGGGAAGTCACCTTCGAACTCTAG
- the LOC131235249 gene encoding germin-like protein 9-3, translated as MKPRKNKTQKQPSEFQPQPSTLFKMGPTSNTKLVHTNNIKCIAMQQIQHKHPSLPPSITHYNTTSDHQTMASNILNHTLFLLVITMATYHISHASDPDITSDFIIPENKSTVDGTFFTFSGMRAPFQVDWPEAFNVTKASMAQFPALNGQSVSYAFLQYPSLSINPPHTHPRAAELLLVIEGSLEVGFIDTTNMLYTQTLNTLDMFVFPKGLVHYQYNANPNDPATALSAFGSANAGTVSVPSTIFATGIDDGILATAFKTDIPTVQKLKAGLAPPKA; from the coding sequence ATGAAACCAAGGAAGAACAAAACACAAAAACAGCCTAGTGAATTTCAACCCCAGCCCTCTACCTTgtttaaaatgggccccacatcaaaCACAAAGCTCGTCCACACCAACAATATAAAATGCATAGCCATGCAACAAATCCAACACAAGCACCCTTCTCTCCCACCTTCAATCACACACTACAATACCACATCAGATCATCAAACCATGGCTTCAAACATTCTTAATCACACCTTGTTCTTGCTAGTAATCACCATGGCGACATATCACATCTCCCATGCAAGTGACCCAGACATCACATCCGATTTCATCATCCCAGAGAACAAGAGTACCGTTGACGGAACCTTCTTCACCTTCTCCGGCATGCGTGCTCCATTCCAAGTGGACTGGCCCGAAGCCTTCAACGTCACAAAAGCAAGCATGGCCCAGTTTCCAGCCCTCAATGGCCAGAGCGTCTCGTACGCCTTCCTCCAGTATCCATCCCTATCCATAAATCCCCCCCACACGCATCCCCGCGCAGCCGAACTACTTCTCGTCATCGAAGGCAGCCTTGAGGTGGGATTCATCGACACAACCAACATGCTCTACACCCAAACACTCAACACGCTGGACATGTTTGTCTTCCCCAAAGGACTAGTGCACTACCAGTACAATGCCAACCCCAATGACCCAGCCACTGCTCTCTCTGCCTTTGGAAGTGCCAATGCTGGGACAGTGTCTGTCCCTAGCACCATCTTCGCCACTGGCATCGACGATGGGATCCTCGCCACGGCTTTCAAG